One window of the Diospyros lotus cultivar Yz01 chromosome 12, ASM1463336v1, whole genome shotgun sequence genome contains the following:
- the LOC127786657 gene encoding protein OBERON 4 isoform X1 yields the protein MKRLRSSDDLNSFGEKSVCKDWGRREEDSGLSRPSSHRTFYCKSENARKGFSSSSSRYDRLDDDRESSRLIRKRSDYDSENYDRRKSYDRYRDVSDRRFLSPSPRGGYSSGDRIHRSESFSGFRKDFPKRFRSERDRSRREGSVSSWRRFGAAKDLDEGARNDGDIVRGTKSVSDDRGNLRSPRGPKEAKSPPWSKDSGSEMSKSVEVKKSDGFIVESGSSSEMEEGELEPDNEPACESKPAFKDQINENDLASEDQVPENDLASEDQSPIRLNHGQKELGSGSQAEKIVEDGTNSPSEVEYNKDGTCEEKAEVRPQETVKDWPNEVDESPSNLVQGKIAHENITEALPDDEGSKKEDSPREINICKAEETKGASVGNLTPLEEVHKEEKSIDLEGKRADAYLPESNKSASGGTEIPPKEDKGVDLELRSDDIALPESNKGVSGEGEVPEIALSVQMDGIASKDKGKSIVVSPSNVSTYVEVGMKVEREAEGIFSCGDNDAEGPSINGLQLFLNDPVKKPEKTDQTSIHQPKDEKLVLEPLDLSLSLPNVLLPINSHSMVRAPVSPSHARSGQSFPSTFRTKSDGFSMSMSFSGSQPYTHNPSCSLTHNSIDNYEQSVGSRPLFHGMDQVSPATWHGQSSSEHKNKEILMHQRIVSNGNGFYDQSPSSQTTSTGQGVQGQQVKVAEGTSTMPIRLDRQMSLHRQLSGVRSRHQNDVRSSSQSVGSHENGSEYGKSKKWVMREKDSSSLHRNHSQNEKDQLLIGGADFAESIITMVVSEPVDLMANRFNEMTGQSIACLKQNVRDLILNAGKCRQLCAFQSALQNRSDITLDLLLKSHRAQLEILISLKTGLEEFLQRNDEISTSELAEIFLNLRCRNLTCRNLLPVDECDCKVCIQKNGFCSSCMCLVCSKFDMASNTCSWVGCDVCLHWCHANCALRESYIRNGRSASGPTEMQFHCVACDHPSEMFGFVKEVFQNFAREWTAETLTRELEYVRRIFSASEDARGKQLHNLAVLMISKLANKSDVRKVQSQIMSFLAEMDCFKSGNTPIVSAKEQFNQNQGGSNRITGPSQDPVWFKPLYSEKLPYLEKSSSLLPSYNADKNDKHLLDSDLQRSAQKEPVFDELDSIVRIKYAEAKMFQTRADDARREAEGLKRIAIAKNEKIEEEYTSRVTKLRLSEAEDMRNQKFEELQALERAHQEYFNMKMRMEADIKDLLSKMEATKRNLTM from the exons ATGAAGAGGTTGAGGTCGAGTGATGATCTCAATTCATTTGGGGAAAAGAGCGTTTGTAAAGATTGGGGTAGAAGGGAAGAGGATTCAGGGCTGAGTCGGCCTTCATCTCACCGGACCTTCTACTGCAAGTCCGAAAATGCAAGGAAGGgtttttcatcatcatcttctcggTACGACCGGCTAGATGATGATCGTGAAAGTTCAAGATTGATCAGGAAGCGGTCAGATTATGATTCAGAGAATTATGATAGGAGAAAGAGCTATGATCGGTACAGGGATGTTAGTGACAGACGGTTTCTGAGCCCTTCACCACGGGGTGGATATTCTAGTGGGGATAGAATTCATCGCTCAGAGAGCTTTTCTGGGTTTAGGAAAGATTTTCCAAAGAGGTTTAGATCTGAGAGGGATCGATCACGGCGAGAGGGTAGTGTTTCCTCATGGCGGAGATTTGGTGCTGCAAAAGATCTTGATGAAGGAGCCCGGAATGATGGTGATATAGTTAGAGGGACCAAATCTGTATCAGATGACAGAGGGAATTTGAGGTCTCCGCGTGGTCCGAAAGAAGCAAAATCACCTCCTTGGTCTAAGGACTCCGGGAGTGAGATGTCAAAGAGTGTTGAAGTGAAGAAAAGTGATGGCTTCATTGTGGAGAGTGGCAGTAGCAGTGAAATGGAAGAAGGGGAGCTTGAACCTGATAATGAACCAGCTTGTGAAAGTAAGCCTGCGTTTAAAGAccaaattaatgaaaatgatCTTGCATCTGAAGACCAAGTTCCTGAAAATGATCTTGCATCCGAAGACCAAAGCCCTATTAGGTTGAACCATGGCCAAAAGGAGCTTGGAAGTGGGAGTCAGGCTGAGAAAATTGTAGAGGATGGAACAAATTCTCCGTCTGAAGTGGAATATAACAAGGATGGCACCTGTGAAGAGAAAGCAGAAGTCCGACCACAGGAAACTGTTAAAGATTGGCCAAATGAAGTTGATGAATCGCCTAGTAATTTAGTCCAAGGTAAGATTGCCCATGAAAATATTACTGAAGCCTTACCAGATGATGAAGGTAGCAAGAAGGAAGATAGTCCAAGGGAAATCAACATTTGCAAGGCTGAAGAGACCAAGGGTGCTTCTGTTGGGAATTTGACTCCTCTAGAGGAGGtgcataaagaagaaaaaagcatAGACCTTGAAGGCAAGAGAGCGGATGCTTATTTGCCTGAATCAAATAAGAGTGCATCTGGAGGTACTGAAATCCCACCTAAAGAAGATAAGGGCGTAGATCTGGAACTCAGAAGTGATGATATCGCTTTGCCAGAATCAAATAAGGGAGTCTCTGGGGAAGGTGAAGTCCCTGAGATTGCTTTGTCGGTCCAAATGGATGGTATAGCTTCTAAGGACAAAGGCAAAAGTATTGTTGTTTCACCTTCTAATGTTAGTACTTATGTAGAAGTGGGAATGAAGGTTGAAAGAGAAGCAGAAGGCATTTTTTCGTGCGGAGACAACGATGCAGAAGGACCAAGTATTAATGGCTTACAGTTGTTCCTCAATGATCCTGTTAAAAAGCCCGAGAAAACTGACCAGACTAGCATCCATCAGCCTAAAGATGAAAAGCTGGTGCTGGAACCACTTGATCTTTCACTTAGTTTACCGAATGTCCTGTTACCTATTAATTCCCACAGTATGGTTCGGGCTCCTGTTTCGCCAAGTCATGCAAGGAGTGGGCAATCTTTTCCGAGCACATTCCGCACCAAATCTGATGGGTTCAGTATGTCAATGTCCTTTTCAGGTTCACAGCCGTATACACACAACCCAAGCTGTTCCCTCACGCATAACTCAATTGACAATTATGAACAGTCTGTTGGTAGCCGTCCCTTATTTCATGGAATGGATCAGGTTTCTCCTGCAACCTGGCATGGTCAATCTTCAAGCGAGCATAAGAACAAAGAGATTTTGATGCATCAAAGGATAGTATCAAATGGAAACGGCTTTTATGATCAATCTCCTTCATCACAGACTACTTCCACTGGTCAAGGTGTGCAAGGACAACAAGTTAAAGTTGCGGAAGGGACTTCTACTATGCCCATTAGACTGGATCGACAAATGAGTTTACACAGACAGCTGTCTGGAGTACGGTCAAGGCACCAGAATGATGTTAGATCCTCTTCACAAAGTGTTGGATCTCATGAAAATGGATCAGAATATGGTAAAAGCAAGAAATGGGTGATGAGGGAGAAAGATAGCAGTAGTTTACATAGAAACCATAGCCAAAATGAGAAAGACCAGCTTTTGATAGGAGGGGCTGACTTTGCTGAGTCCATAATCACCATGGtagtttctgaaccagtggaCCTGATGGCTAATCGATTCAATGAAATGACAGGACAGTCTATTGCATGTTTGAAGCAGAATGTCCGTGATCTCATTTTGAATGCTGGTAAATGCAGGCAACTATGTGCCTTTCAATCAGCACTACAGAACAGGTCAGATATTACTCTGGATCTGCTGCTGAAATCCCATCGAGCTCAATTAGAAATCTTGATCTCTTTGAAAACTGGCCTTGAAGAATTTCTTCAACGAAATGATGAAATTTCTACTTCGGAGTTGGCAGAGATCTTCCTGAATTTAAGATGCAGAAATCTCACTTGTCGGAATCTTTTGCCTGTGGATGAATGTGATTGCAAGGTCTGCATACAGAAGAATGGTTTCTGTAGTAGTTGCATGTGTCTCGTGTGTTCAAAGTTTGACATGGCTTCTAACACATGTAGTTGGGTTGGCTGTGATGTTTGCCTCCATTGGTGCCATGCCAATTGTGCATTGCGAGAATCGTATATTAGAAATGGACGTAGTGCATCTGGACCCACAGAAATGCAATTTCATTGTGTTGCATGTGATCATCCATCTGAGATGTTTGGCTTTGTAAAGgaagttttccaaaattttgcaAGGGAGTGGACAGCTGAAACACTTACAAGGGAGCTTGAATATGTCAGAAGAATCTTTTCTGCTAGTGAGGATGCAAGAGGGAAGCAGCTGCATAATTTGGCTGTTCTGATGATTTCAAAATTGGCGAACAAGTCTGATGTTCGGAAGGTTCAAAGCCAGATTATGAGTTTCCTTGCTG AAATGGATTGCTTCAAGTCTGGGAACACTCCCATTGTGTCAGCCAAGGAGCAATTCAACCAGAATCAAGGAGGGAGTAACAGGATTACTGGGCCAAGCCAAGATCCTGTATGGTTTAAGCCTCTTTATTCAGAAAAGTTACCTTATTTGGAGAAATCATCCAGTTTACTTCCTAGCTATAATGCGGACAAGAACGACAAACACCTGCTGGACTCGGATTTGCAAAGGAGTGCCCAGAAAGAACCTGTTTTCGATGAATTGGACAGTATTGTGAGAATCAAATATGCAGAGGCTAAAATGTTCCAAACACGTGCTGACGATGCAAGACGAGAAGCTGAAGGCCTGAAACGCATTGCAATTGCTAAgaatgaaaaaattgaagaagagtATACCAGTCGCGTTACCAAGTTGCGGTTGTCTGAGGCTGAAGATATGCGCAATCAAAAATTTGAAGAGCTTCAGGCTCTTGAGAGAGCTCATCAGGAATATTTCAATATGAAGATGAGAATGGAAGCAGACATTAAAGATCTATTGTCAAAAATGGAAGCTACAAAACGAAATCTCACCATGTGA
- the LOC127786657 gene encoding protein OBERON 4 isoform X2 — MKRLRSSDDLNSFGEKSVCKDWGRREEDSGLSRPSSHRTFYCKSENARKGFSSSSSRYDRLDDDRESSRLIRKRSDYDSENYDRRKSYDRYRDVSDRRFLSPSPRGGYSSGDRIHRSESFSGFRKDFPKRFRSERDRSRREGSVSSWRRFGAAKDLDEGARNDGDIVRGTKSVSDDRGNLRSPRGPKEAKSPPWSKDSGSEMSKSVEVKKSDGFIVESGSSSEMEEGELEPDNEPACESKPAFKDQINENDLASEDQVPENDLASEDQSPIRLNHGQKELGSGSQAEKIVEDGTNSPSEVEYNKDGTCEEKAEVRPQETVKDWPNEVDESPSNLVQGKIAHENITEALPDDEGSKKEDSPREINICKAEETKGASVGNLTPLEEVHKEEKSIDLEGKRADAYLPESNKSASGGTEIPPKEDKGVDLELRSDDIALPESNKGVSGEGEVPEIALSVQMDGIASKDKGKSIVVSPSNVSTYVEVGMKVEREAEGIFSCGDNDAEGPSINGLQLFLNDPVKKPEKTDQTSIHQPKDEKLVLEPLDLSLSLPNVLLPINSHSMVRAPVSPSHARSGQSFPSTFRTKSDGFSMSMSFSGSQPYTHNPSCSLTHNSIDNYEQSVGSRPLFHGMDQVSPATWHGQSSSEHKNKEILMHQRIVSNGNGFYDQSPSSQTTSTGQGVQGQQVKVAEGTSTMPIRLDRQMSLHRQLSGVRSRHQNDVRSSSQSVGSHENGSEYGKSKKWVMREKDSSSLHRNHSQNEKDQLLIGGADFAESIITMVVSEPVDLMANRFNEMTGQSIACLKQNVRDLILNAGKCRQLCAFQSALQNRSDITLDLLLKSHRAQLEILISLKTGLEEFLQRNDEISTSELAEIFLNLRCRNLTCRNLLPVDECDCKVCIQKNGFCSSCMCLVCSKFDMASNTCSWVGCDVCLHWCHANCALRESYIRNGRSASGPTEMQFHCVACDHPSEMFGFVKEVFQNFAREWTAETLTRELEYVRRIFSASEDARGKQLHNLAVLMISKLANKSDVRKVQSQIMSFLAESTA; from the exons ATGAAGAGGTTGAGGTCGAGTGATGATCTCAATTCATTTGGGGAAAAGAGCGTTTGTAAAGATTGGGGTAGAAGGGAAGAGGATTCAGGGCTGAGTCGGCCTTCATCTCACCGGACCTTCTACTGCAAGTCCGAAAATGCAAGGAAGGgtttttcatcatcatcttctcggTACGACCGGCTAGATGATGATCGTGAAAGTTCAAGATTGATCAGGAAGCGGTCAGATTATGATTCAGAGAATTATGATAGGAGAAAGAGCTATGATCGGTACAGGGATGTTAGTGACAGACGGTTTCTGAGCCCTTCACCACGGGGTGGATATTCTAGTGGGGATAGAATTCATCGCTCAGAGAGCTTTTCTGGGTTTAGGAAAGATTTTCCAAAGAGGTTTAGATCTGAGAGGGATCGATCACGGCGAGAGGGTAGTGTTTCCTCATGGCGGAGATTTGGTGCTGCAAAAGATCTTGATGAAGGAGCCCGGAATGATGGTGATATAGTTAGAGGGACCAAATCTGTATCAGATGACAGAGGGAATTTGAGGTCTCCGCGTGGTCCGAAAGAAGCAAAATCACCTCCTTGGTCTAAGGACTCCGGGAGTGAGATGTCAAAGAGTGTTGAAGTGAAGAAAAGTGATGGCTTCATTGTGGAGAGTGGCAGTAGCAGTGAAATGGAAGAAGGGGAGCTTGAACCTGATAATGAACCAGCTTGTGAAAGTAAGCCTGCGTTTAAAGAccaaattaatgaaaatgatCTTGCATCTGAAGACCAAGTTCCTGAAAATGATCTTGCATCCGAAGACCAAAGCCCTATTAGGTTGAACCATGGCCAAAAGGAGCTTGGAAGTGGGAGTCAGGCTGAGAAAATTGTAGAGGATGGAACAAATTCTCCGTCTGAAGTGGAATATAACAAGGATGGCACCTGTGAAGAGAAAGCAGAAGTCCGACCACAGGAAACTGTTAAAGATTGGCCAAATGAAGTTGATGAATCGCCTAGTAATTTAGTCCAAGGTAAGATTGCCCATGAAAATATTACTGAAGCCTTACCAGATGATGAAGGTAGCAAGAAGGAAGATAGTCCAAGGGAAATCAACATTTGCAAGGCTGAAGAGACCAAGGGTGCTTCTGTTGGGAATTTGACTCCTCTAGAGGAGGtgcataaagaagaaaaaagcatAGACCTTGAAGGCAAGAGAGCGGATGCTTATTTGCCTGAATCAAATAAGAGTGCATCTGGAGGTACTGAAATCCCACCTAAAGAAGATAAGGGCGTAGATCTGGAACTCAGAAGTGATGATATCGCTTTGCCAGAATCAAATAAGGGAGTCTCTGGGGAAGGTGAAGTCCCTGAGATTGCTTTGTCGGTCCAAATGGATGGTATAGCTTCTAAGGACAAAGGCAAAAGTATTGTTGTTTCACCTTCTAATGTTAGTACTTATGTAGAAGTGGGAATGAAGGTTGAAAGAGAAGCAGAAGGCATTTTTTCGTGCGGAGACAACGATGCAGAAGGACCAAGTATTAATGGCTTACAGTTGTTCCTCAATGATCCTGTTAAAAAGCCCGAGAAAACTGACCAGACTAGCATCCATCAGCCTAAAGATGAAAAGCTGGTGCTGGAACCACTTGATCTTTCACTTAGTTTACCGAATGTCCTGTTACCTATTAATTCCCACAGTATGGTTCGGGCTCCTGTTTCGCCAAGTCATGCAAGGAGTGGGCAATCTTTTCCGAGCACATTCCGCACCAAATCTGATGGGTTCAGTATGTCAATGTCCTTTTCAGGTTCACAGCCGTATACACACAACCCAAGCTGTTCCCTCACGCATAACTCAATTGACAATTATGAACAGTCTGTTGGTAGCCGTCCCTTATTTCATGGAATGGATCAGGTTTCTCCTGCAACCTGGCATGGTCAATCTTCAAGCGAGCATAAGAACAAAGAGATTTTGATGCATCAAAGGATAGTATCAAATGGAAACGGCTTTTATGATCAATCTCCTTCATCACAGACTACTTCCACTGGTCAAGGTGTGCAAGGACAACAAGTTAAAGTTGCGGAAGGGACTTCTACTATGCCCATTAGACTGGATCGACAAATGAGTTTACACAGACAGCTGTCTGGAGTACGGTCAAGGCACCAGAATGATGTTAGATCCTCTTCACAAAGTGTTGGATCTCATGAAAATGGATCAGAATATGGTAAAAGCAAGAAATGGGTGATGAGGGAGAAAGATAGCAGTAGTTTACATAGAAACCATAGCCAAAATGAGAAAGACCAGCTTTTGATAGGAGGGGCTGACTTTGCTGAGTCCATAATCACCATGGtagtttctgaaccagtggaCCTGATGGCTAATCGATTCAATGAAATGACAGGACAGTCTATTGCATGTTTGAAGCAGAATGTCCGTGATCTCATTTTGAATGCTGGTAAATGCAGGCAACTATGTGCCTTTCAATCAGCACTACAGAACAGGTCAGATATTACTCTGGATCTGCTGCTGAAATCCCATCGAGCTCAATTAGAAATCTTGATCTCTTTGAAAACTGGCCTTGAAGAATTTCTTCAACGAAATGATGAAATTTCTACTTCGGAGTTGGCAGAGATCTTCCTGAATTTAAGATGCAGAAATCTCACTTGTCGGAATCTTTTGCCTGTGGATGAATGTGATTGCAAGGTCTGCATACAGAAGAATGGTTTCTGTAGTAGTTGCATGTGTCTCGTGTGTTCAAAGTTTGACATGGCTTCTAACACATGTAGTTGGGTTGGCTGTGATGTTTGCCTCCATTGGTGCCATGCCAATTGTGCATTGCGAGAATCGTATATTAGAAATGGACGTAGTGCATCTGGACCCACAGAAATGCAATTTCATTGTGTTGCATGTGATCATCCATCTGAGATGTTTGGCTTTGTAAAGgaagttttccaaaattttgcaAGGGAGTGGACAGCTGAAACACTTACAAGGGAGCTTGAATATGTCAGAAGAATCTTTTCTGCTAGTGAGGATGCAAGAGGGAAGCAGCTGCATAATTTGGCTGTTCTGATGATTTCAAAATTGGCGAACAAGTCTGATGTTCGGAAGGTTCAAAGCCAGATTATGAGTTTCCTTGCTG AAAGTACTGCATGA